Genomic window (Streptococcus ruminicola):
TTTCTCGATAGTGATTATTTCATGTGGTCTTACTGGTTCATTAGGTAACACATAATCAAATACTCTATCATTCTTTCTCACAATTTGAACAGTATCGCCCTTTATATAACCTCTATCAATTGCTTCTTTTAGCTCATCATAATATAGCATAATTTTCCCTCCTACTTATATATTCGTAAAATCCTTGGAAACTTTTGAATCTTCTATAATAAAAAAAGCTAGTTTTTAACTAGCTCCTCTATTAATTATCCTTATTGGCATGCGCGTGCCATCAACAAAAAATACAGGTGCCGTTAAGTACCTGTATTTAAAATAAATCTAATTAATCATAACGCTACATTCATCACAACATCGTTTTTATTCTTCTACTTCTTCACATAACGTGAACTCTTCTGGAACTTCGTTCATCTCAACTTCATTACCATATTCATCTTCTTCAAATGTAGTATCTTCATTGTAATCGCTAGGTTCAATATATTCACTAGGATCAATAGGATAAGGTGCATTTATATCCCGCTCGAATAATATACTTAAAACATCATCTTCATCCTCATCATTTTCAGGGATTTCACCGATACTTGTTTCAGATTTATCTGTTACTTGCTGTGAAACAACGCTCTCAGTAACTTGAGCGATATCTTCTTCAATTTTACTAGGTCTATAAGGAGAAAGCATAATTAGCGTCAGTAAGAAAGATGTTGCTACCAAAACTCCCCCAGTTACTAAAACTGGTGTAAAGCCTTTAAAAAATTCAGGGACTTCTAAATCACCATTTTGTATAACAAATCCTATCATTGTAATTACCCAAATAACTACATCTAAAAATCCTAAATACAAAAACAAACGGACTTGATTATTTTCAAATTCTTTTTTTGCGTTCATATTGCTATCAATTGTGCGTTTATCTTTCTTCATTTTCCTACCTTATCAATCTTTCATACCCTTTAAATTAATTTTATCATAGCTATTTCAACTTTCAAAGGTATCTATGTATAATGTTTGCAATAAAAAAGCTCCTATTAAGGAGCTTTTTTATCCTACAATTCTTTACCGTTTACAGAGTTGCAACACATAACTATTAATAAGTTAAACATGACTACCTTTATGCGATTAACCATATGTTGCCCCTAGTTCTCCTCCATGATATGAAATTAAACGAATTTGTTTAGCGTAAATATTGTAATTTCCTGCCCAATAATTTTCTTCTTTTCCCTCTGACTTCAATCCTACTACAAATTGAACAACATCAGGATTTTTAGAATTATAAACTTCTACAGTATCTAATGAGTAGTTATTAACTATAACAGCTATTGCATAAGTTTGAGCCATATCTTGATATGTCATACTCAATTTGTTATCGATAGTACCTTTGAAATCAATAATATCACTAACTTGACATTGCTTAACTGCGTTTTCAGCAGTTGAAAAAGCCTCTCTAACTTCCTGAACGTACTGATTATCAGCTGGTTCGTCAGATTTTTCCAACGTAGCTAAAGCTTCCAAACGGTGCTCATCATCAGAACTTAATTCCTCTTCATCAGAAGAACTCGAACTAGGCAATTCTTCTGATGAATTTGATTTCTGATTTTTGATAGACTTAGTTTTTAAAATAGTTGAAGATGAATTATTGCTAGTTTTCTGTGCTGAATTAGCGTATTTTTCGATAGCTAAATAGACTACTACTGCACTTAAAGCTACCACAATTATCGCAGCAAAACCAATAAAAATCTTTCTTGTTTTAGTCATCCTGTACTCCCACATAATAATATTATCATAACCATAATTATTCTACCATGTTCCCCGCAATAACTAAAGATGGCTTTACTATCATAGAAAATCATTTGGAAGGCTCATTGTAGGGTGCTACTCTGTAATTTCCAACAATTCTTTTTCTTTATATCCGAGTTTTATTTTCAAAATGCTTAAAAATTCGTACGGAGCATTAAACATAATTTCAAACCCCTGCTGTCTACGCTTATCAAACCAATTCATTTCTTCAGGATTATAATCTTTTCGTTTTTGTAAAGATTTAAAATCTTTTTTGTATATAACAAATTCATCACCCATTAATAAAAGTTCATTAGCAATTTGACCGAATCGATTTTTACGACTTTTAGTAATTTTATGCCATAAATATCTCTTTTTATCTCTTAGTTTTTGGTAATTATTACTGTAATTCCAAGTCAATCTACCTTCTTTAATAGTACCGTTGTCGTTGTAGTTTTGTGGATTACTTAAACGTCGAGAACGCTCAATCTTACGATCTAAGTCGGCTAATTTTTCAGAGTAACCAAAATCGTTAGATAGGTCAAATAATCTTACAGTGTCATTTTTGGCATTCACTGCTTTAATAGCTAATTTCTTGACATCTAAAAAGATTTTTACCGTTCCTTTGTTTTCTAATTCTTTGTCCACCCCATATGGGATTCCCTCAAAAACAAGAAGTAAAGAATATTTATATTTACCATGAACCGCTATACGCTTCAATGCAAATTGAACAAGATCTTGTCTTTCTAAAGCATAAAGAAAACGTATTTCCATATCTTTTTCAAATTTAAATGGAATAAAAACCTTATTTTTACGTTTTCCAAAATAAACACCAGTGTTGGTAATGTTATTAAGGCACTTTCTATACCATAGAGTGTTGAAATCAAAATATCTAGGAGATGGTAAAAAATTCTTTGATTCTGCTTGTTTACGACGTTTTAGATAAGCTTGCTTAACAGTCATAGCAATATCATTAAATGTAGACCAATGTACTGAATCATTATCTGCAGTAAAGCGTTGATACATATTAGTAGCTTGTCCTAACTGAGTGTATTTAACAAACTTTCCACTTCCTAATTGATAAGAATTATTTAATTCAATCCATTCTTTTTTCAAGTCACTACCTAAAGCCTTCTTAGCTTCTTTTAATTCCTGCTTCTTAGCCTTGTCTTTTTCGTCTTTTAATTGTTTTTCTAACTCACTATATGCCTGTTGTTTCTTAGCTAAGATTTTATACTCTTCAGATTCAGTTCTTAAATGTTCTTGACGATTGAACCATTTAATAACTTCTTTTTTTAGTCTAAAAGCATTACGAAAACGCTTGTCTAAAAATGCTTCATACCCCTTTGGATTTAACTTAACTTCTAATGTATACATAATATAACCTTTCATAATTGAATGAACCCAATTATACTTCAAATCCTACAGGTTCATTTATACTTCTATTATACTAAAGAAAATATAACGTTACTACTTAACCGTTACTAATATATTAATTTTTAAGAAAAAATAATATTAATAACTATTTTCTTCCTATTATATAGTCATTATTTCTATCTACTTTCCAACTACAAATTAAAAACACCCTAGGAGCTATCCTAGAATGTTTTTTGAGTATCCCTTACTTCCAGTTTGGCTTCTTATTATCTGGATACGCAAATACAAAATGTTCGCTCTTTAAAGTAGCCGGTCTGACAATACGATAATTCCAAGTATCCTTTTTACCAATTTGAGCACCAGAAAGAGGTGAATTTTGTTCAATAATTAAAATAGAGCCATCCTTGAAAACATGTGATACAATCCCAGTATGTCCCGGACCGCTGGCACCACTAGAGAAAATCGCTCCTGATTTTGGAGTATTCTTAACGCTATTTCCAAATTTTTTAGCCCATGCAGACGCTTGTTGGTAACCATCTCCTACAGTAATACCTGAAAAGCCCCAAATAATATTTCCTAAACTTTCAGTTAAGTCAACACACTGCCCAGAATGTTCTAACCACCCATCTGGACCACCATATTTTAAACCAACTTTTGCAGGGTCGTGAACATAAGGTTTCAAACTAGCGATAAGGGTATCTGGAGTATATCCCCAACTTGTAGCATCGGCTGGTACATCTCCGTCACCATCATTGGTATCCTCTTCTTCACAAGGTTTTAAATCATCATCACCCACACCATCTAAGCCGACTAATGTTGGAGAATCTATTTTTGAAAAATCAACTGGCTTTTCTCCATATTTCTCTATAGCTAGTTTATCTAACCATTGAAATTGAGAACCTAATGAATCATATGTATTATCGAGCTTAGTTTTATAACTAGGGTCAGTTGCCCACCCCCCAGCTGCAATTGCATCTAAAGTAGCTTTTCCATCAGTATTATTTATTGCCGCTACATAAAGTGTTTGGCGACTCATAAATTCTGCTTTTCCGACAATACCAGCATCAAAACTTTTAAACCAAGTGTAACCTCCACCTGTATTATCCCCTACCCCAGTACCTGCTCCACTTCCACTAACAGCGTCAGAACCATACAGAGCGATTGTTTTAGGATAAGTTGCAACAGACGTCCATTTTACTCCGCCCATGTTATGCGCAGAAGCAAATGATGGGACTCCCATAGAGAAGGAAGTCTCAATCATAGTTTGGACAATTGAAGCTGATGGTAAGAAACCACCAACTCCCCATGATTGAATATAGGCCTCTTGGTGTTGCTTTACAAACGTCACCACAGATTCACTAGCTGATGAACTGTTATTAGCATCGGTAGGTCCTGCTTCGGTTCCATCATAATTAAGCTGTGTTTGAGATTCACATGCTTCAGCGCCTCCTGCTACTGCTCCTCCAACAATTATCATACTTCCTAAAAGAATAGTAGATATAATTAATATTGTCGGTAAAAAGAAGACAAAAATTGGTTTAAAAACTAATTTTGTTACTTTCTTTAATTTATTTTCAGGTTGCATATTACTTTTTTTATTTATCGACTAATCTAACGAACTAAATAGTCAATAAATAGATAAACAAACTAAGAATGATCATAAACAATAAAACCATAATAAATTTTTTGAAATAAATTTTATTACGATATTCTTGTTGCCTAGTTAACCAATGGCTATCAGCATTACTATAATATTTCTTTTGTAGATTAACATTATCTTCATAGTATTGACTGATATCATCAATAGACTCTTGATATAATTCTTTAGTGCGTTTTATAATACCTTTCTTTCTAAGATTTAAAGAAGAATATTCATCAGCTACCGTTCGTTCCAGATTTTCCTGCTTCAAATTTTCAAATAGCTTTTCATAGTATTCTTGAGCATTCCATTCATCATCATAAAATTCTGATTGTTTCATACTTAAATTCCTTTAATCCAAAAATGTTTTCTAGGCATTGTATAAAGTTCATCAACAATAGATATCTTTCCTAAAATTCCTTTGATTTTGAAGGTACGATACATAGTTCGTTCAGATAAACCTGTTTTATAATTTTTTACTTGTCGTATTTCTTCACTAATAAGATTAAAATCATCAACATTTAATAAGGCTAGTAGTCTGTAATCAGATTGATATTGCTTATATTTAACTTTGTTTTTTAAACGTTTTTCATATAGCGGAGAATATTTTTTCGAATACATTGCAACAATCCTAACAATATTTTGTAAGTGCCTTTTATCTAAAAAATATACAAAATAACTCATTCCCCAAAATATATCTGCTGTAATACCAAACTCTGATGTTAAAGTTGATGGTAAGAAACAAATAACTAGCCCTAAAACCAACAGTTGTTTTTGCCTTTTTAACAATTGGAAAAGAGAGTATAGAATACCAAATATTACATATGGCATGTAGAACACAATAATAGATTGCTTTCCAAAATTAATCATCATAGAATAATAGTGCATAACATATGCTAACAGCGCTCCACAGCCTAATGCAATACTCAACATAATACTTAGAATATGATAAATTTTCAAAGTCTTTATATCATATAAAAAAGCATTAACAACTCCAGAAAAGCGCATTAAAAAAGCCACTTATAATCCCCCTTTTCTACTATTATCTTAATGAACTATAACGATCAATTTCCGAATAAACCATTCCCCAAATGTCAATATCGTCACTTGAAGACAATTGTTGTTCAAAAATAAGATTTCTAACACTGGCAATATTTAGGAAAAAACGTCCCCTAGGAAGATACTTCAACGTTTCTAATTCAGACTCTGTCAATTCTCCACCTAACGCATTTGATAAAAGAGGAATAGTCAATTCATCCAATTGAGAGAACAGACGATAACGAGTTGCACTAAATACCTTTCGAGTTGCTAAAACATAATCATTACCAGAAGTATCATTACTTGAAATAAGAATATCTTGCAATGATGACATCTCTAAAATAACCGCTGCATAATTTGAACTAATATTTTCAATCATTCTTGCTAGAAATTCCAATGATTTTGAATAACGTCTATTAAACAATCGTTCTGCTCCAGTAATTGTAACGATACAGTGAGGAAGCTGATCTTTCTCTAAATCTGTTCCCTCCTCAACAATACGTTGATTACGCTTGCCATTAAGCACTGCATAATAAGAAATGAGACTAAGAATTTGATAAAGTTGAATATTCAATAGTGTCGTATCAGCAATTCCTGATAAGTCAAAAGTTACTACAGACTCCTCTGATAAATCTTCAAAGTTTGATGTCCTATTCAAATCTCTATTTTCTTGTAGCAAATTATAAAAAGCATCAAATAAACGTCTGTAACTATGTGCTTCCTCTATCTCATTATTTGATTCTTTTTGACGACGCATACTATTCAAAAGTTCTACTAAGTTAGCTAAAATCGGATAATCTGATTGTCTAGCTTTCGTAATCAAAAGTTCTGACGGCTTCATTGACTGCGCTTTAGCACTCCAAAGACCTCGTTCAGTATATAATTCATCAATCGCAAAACCTAAATTATTTAAATCAGAGACACTTAGTTCAGGATTTTTAATTTGAGCAAAAGCTTTTAATTTTTCTCGATGATCTTGGAATGACCCAATCTGATCATCTTCGTTAAGAGAATTTTTCATGCTTCTAGTAGCAATGACTTCCATAAGGTTAAGGTAATTATCATTATCAATTCCAGACATTTCAATTATCTTTCCTCCCTGACGACGAGTTAAATCTCCTAAAATGCCATTTAAATCAATATTAAATTCCTGATGACCCTTAGCAAATAAAACATCTAATTGTTTTGCTAAAAATTTATCCTTATCAGTTCGATCACGTCCTGCAATCAACATTGTCGGAATACTTCGAATATCATCTTCTTGTAGCAAATTAAAATTGACAGCACCGCCTGTTAGAGTCTGCCCAACATATACACCTCGAGTATCCATTAGGGTAGTATGGTTAAATGGATACCCTGCTCCTAAATCGACTACAGAAATAGGTTGACCATGACGTCTGGTTGGCAAATGACCTTGACGACTTGCAGGGATAAATGCTGTTCCGTATTCAACATCCTGCATACCATCATTAGAAACAATCTTGAATTGATTCAATTTTGATTTTAAATGGCGTTCTTTTTCACGAAGTTTTTCTTCAGAGTCACCACTAATATAGAAGCTTGTACGAATCTCTTTAACAGGAACGTTATTACCTAAAGCTGCACGAAAATCTAATAATGATTGAATTTTTGATTTATCATCAACATCATCAGTCTGCTTACGATTTTGAGTATGTAACATATTAGAAATAGCTTTAGTTGTTTGGTCACTTAGCTTGCTATTCGAACCATGCTCTACAGCGACAAAACTATTGACACCATGCGCAAGCATGATATCTTGAAGCCAAAATTTTCTTAATCCTGATTGAGGATATCCATCATTTGGAATATGATCAAGTTTATAATAACCATCTCCTTGCTTCCAATAAGCATCATTTTCACCAAAGTTGACATTACCTGTAGGTTCAATACGTCCTAACAAATTGAGATCGTATCCTTTATTTAAATATTTTTTTATTTTGCGTTTTGATAACCACATGAACTCACTTCTCCCTATCTAAAACTCAATTGACTATCGTTATAATTATAAAATTGTGTTAAAATTTGTTCTTTCTTTTTCGCATCTACAACGTGTGGTTGAAATCCATAAGAGATACTTTGAGCTGTACGTGTATAGTCAGCTAATTCTTCAAGGGTATCTGCAAAAATCCAAACAAAAAATTCTGTATTGTATTGTTGCATAGCTACAACTTCTTCAGTAATGATATTTTGACGTAAAATATCTCTTCGTTGATTAAGACGAAATTTTTGTTGTGAAGATAATTTTGGATTTAACAAGGCATATTCTACTTCTTCTAGCACTCTTGCTAACTCTGTAATTTGTTGTTTGGTATCGGTAGGAAGAGTTGTAGTCTGGAAAGTAACATCAAATGTAGTACCTGCTAACCATTGAGTAAAGGAAACAATGGCCATTGTTCGTTCATAATCAGATAAAGAAGAAAGATCTTTCCCATAAACTTCCAAAATTTGCATATATCCTGAATATCCATTGGACAATACAATTGGCTGATTTCTAACGCTATATAAAATAGATTTAACACTCATGATTTCTACTACATCTAAGAAATCTTTGTCTTCCCATTCTTTATCGTAATTAAACTTAAAATCAACAATGTTATCTTTTAGATTTAATTTAACCATTTTAGGAGAATCAGAAGGTAAATCAGATGATTCCTTTTTATTTTTAAATAGTTTATTTTCAAGCTTTAAAGCCTCTGTAATTCCCAAAATTGTAACTCCTTTTTTATTGAATATGTTACATTATAACGCAAATAATAATGTTAAAAAACCCAATAAATTTATCATAGATTTTTTGATTTTGAGTAATTGTTAAATTGCAACACTTCTCTCGATATGATATAGTAAAAGCGTTTAGAAATCAGATAGATAAAAGGGAAAAAGGAATGACAAATTATCTAATTAATTTTTGGGAATTATACGAGAAACATTTTATAACAATGCCACTAAATGCGTTTATCTACTTTTTAGTATGGCAAATAATAGTGATTGTAATTGGAAGTATTCTCCTATCAATACATCCTTTCTTAGGGAAATTAGTAATGATAGTTCTTTCGATATTAGGAGGTGGATACGGAGCATATATAACCTATAAAAAAGCACCTAACAACTTTAAGTCTTATGAAACTCCAAGATTTTTAATTATCATACATTTTGGACTGTTCCTAACAACAGGTATACTATTATTAATATTAGGAAATATTACTTTGTTAATAATCGAATTCTTTATAAATATCTTCCTACTCTTTGAATACATATTTAAGCAGGTATATACTGTCGTAAGTAACTTTACACAAGAAGACTGGTCTTGTACATTTGTAATACTTATTCTACTCTTTTTATTTTCAGGTATCGGATCTGGTCCTCTTTCTTTAGTTACTTTTATTAGCGCTAAGAAATCCTTCAAAAATAAAAAATAAAAAAAGCTAGAGCATTATCGCTCTAGCTTTTTTATTGATAAATATTTACAAAGAACTGTCTTCCTCTTTTCCAAAACCGCTAAGACGCTTAGCAACTTTAGGACGATTAACTTCGTAATTTTCTTGTGAGATTTTCTCATTTCCTATGTGAGGAGAATTAATTCGTTGTTTTGTAACAGTTTTTTGGGGTGTTGATGTAACACTTTTAGTTGAAACTGTCTTACTTGGGGCAACAACTTCTCTTGGTGTTGAAGTAACTCCTTTAGTTGAAACTGTCTTACTTGGGGCAACAACTTCTCTTGGTGTTGAGGTAACTCCTTTAGTTGAAACTGTCTTACTTGGGGCAACAACTTCTTTTGGTGTTGAGGTAACTCCTTTAGTTGAAACTGTCTTACTTGGGGCAACAACTTCTCTTGGTGTTGAAGTAACTCCTTTAGTTGAAACTGTCTTACTTGGGGCAACAGCTTCTTTTGATGTTGAGGTAACTCCTTTAGTTGAAACTGTCTTACTTGGGGCAACAGCTTCTTTTGATGTTGAGGTAACTCCTTTAGTTGAAACTGTCTTACTTGGGGCAACAGCTTCTTTTGATGTTGAGGTAACTCCTTTAGTTGAAACATCCTCTGCTAGTTTAGCTGACGATCCACCTGCTAGTTCTTCTGGGGTTTCCAAATTCACTGAGTTAGTTGGTAAAACACTTGCTAGCTCTTCTGGGGTAATTGATGATTCAGCTATATTTCGAGAAGACGGTGAAGTAAAATTAGAGTAAGCAGATGCCTTTCCGCTACTATAAGCGTCTTTTAGGGCGTTAACTCCTGCATTACCTTTACTTTGAAATTTAGATGCAGGAATTTGAGCACCGTTTCTTAGAGTATCTAATGTTCCAAATGTAGCTCCCTTTAATCCTCCGCCACGTTTATTATAGTTATCTCTAAGTGCACTACCACTGCCATAAAGAGCACCCATTTCTGCTGCTGTATTTTTTAGAACAGATCCTCCAAAATCTTTTACTCCTTTGGTCCCTCTTTGAGCAGCATTTCTAATATTTCTCATTTCATGTCCAATTGAACCACCATGACGATTTCCATTAATATCTTTACGTCCAATAGAAGCTTGTTCAATAGCTCTTCCAGCCATAACTCCTGCTCCAACTGTAGCTGCCGTTTGAGCTATACCAGCTTTAGCACCCGTTGATACTCCTAACCAATTTTCAATAGCTCTTGAACCTTGAATAGTAGCATAAAACACTGCAATATAAAGAGCAATCGTTGCAATAGTATTACCCCAAAAGCCTAAATTTCCAATAAATGAGCCAAAATTATTATTGTGACTACTAAATGCCATCGTTGGAGCTTTACTTATGAACCATAGTCCGTATTTAACAATTAAAATATCAAACCAAATACCAGCAATACCAGCGAATATTGTCCGCAAAAGATCTAAGAATTTTGCAGAATTATCTACCGATGTATATCCAACGATAGGTGCAACTACAGAGGATAATAGAGTTCGCATTATTGTTTGTAAAACTGTAATTAACAAACCGATTAGCAATAAAATCAACATTGCTTGTTCAACAAATAAGCCAATCCAGTTGACTTTATAACGTAGGTACACTGGTTTTAAAATATTGTAGCCAACAATAGAAGTTACCTTATAACCAGCAACTTCCACTTCTACGGGTTTTTGTCCACTATCATCCCAATCGTTTTTTCTTAATTCAGAACGGAACAGAGTTGCTAAACAATAATACATACTATTTTCATTATCTCCAGTCGGAATCTCAAAAAATAGGAATTTCGATTTATTCTTAGCAGCATCTGCAAAGTGTTCTAATTCTTCTTTATCATTAGGTCCATATGAGGTTACGAAATTAGTTGACGCTATATTTTTAGACGATAACCTATTAAGACGAACGCCATTAGCTTCCGCTTTACTAGGATTAATATACCCATCATCGCCTCTTTGACGACCAAGCTTACTAGCGTTAAAACCAACTCTGGCTAACTGCATAATGTCAACAACATTATCTTGAAATGGCTGTGCTGACAGTGTACTGCCTTGTTTTGTACCACTAGCAACATAGGTTTGTAAATCTTTAGAACTATCTGCAACTACTTCTGAAAAAGAAGTTAATGCAGCTGGTAGAAAAGCAGTTGCTGCAGTTACTAATATAGCATGATTGAAAAACTCCTTATATTTAAATGGAGTTCCAATAATCCCGATGACAACACGAACAACTATGAAAGCTATAAAAAGCGAAATGCCGACAGTACGCAAACCTGAATATATTTGCCCAATAAAATTATCGTTAGAACCCAACAAGCTAAAGAAACCAAAAAGAGCAAATATTTTGTTAAATATTGATTCTAAAGCATTAGAAAAACCATAAAACGTTTTAGCAAACCACTCGGGTATTGTTAAAAATGTTGTAAAGAAATGTGGATGCGGGGTCAGGTATTCACTCCACTGTTTATAAAAAGTGGATAAAACTTGAGAATCAGTATCATTTATTTTAAAGTTATGATTTAAATCAAAAGCCTGATCTGATAAGTTTTCCCCCATCGACTTTATGTTTTTCCAAAAGGTTCCTTCACCATTTAATCTGGTATCAAATGCCATGTCATCACCACCTTATTAGTTATTTTCATCAGAATCGATGTAATCTTCAATAATAGGTTCAGATGTTACAAGCCAATGCCATTGTGATTTCTCTTTTGGAATACAATTAAATGTGAATGTTTTAGTATTTAAAGTATCATTTTCGTCTCGATAGGTAACAACATACGATAAAGTATATTCGTCATCATCTTTTGTAAAATCATTAAGAGTCAAACTAGAAACTGTTCCTGTTTCAGGTTGAGTATATTTTGCATCTCCGTCGCTTAAGAACTGGTCTAACTCATCTCTATTTCCAGCAAAATAATAAGCTAAGAAAAATTTACCAAAAGTATCTGCCGAATGTTCATGAGTTTGTAAATCCTGTATTTCAGTAGTTTTAGAATACAAGTACTCTAATTTTTTCTCCTGCGATATAGTTTTATTTGTCAACATTACCGTAAATACAACAAGAAAAACACTTAGCAGTAGCGCAATAATAGCTGTAACTTTAAAGATTACATCTTTGTTATTATGCTCTAAGTCCTCTACACGAACTTTACCATTAGATTTTGCTTTGGGATTTATTTGAGCCGTTCTTTTTGGCGTTACTTGTTCTTTAACAGCAGACTTTCTAGGGAGTTCACCTTCAATAGTACCTGCCAATGGGAAGTACGGAAATTCAGATCGTGATAAACCTAAGCTTTTCCCATAACAATCCATCAAGTTATAGTTTACATCGCAGAAGTATCTTGCTAATTCATCATAAGAGTAATTTTGAAATCTTTCATCTCTAAATGTTGCTTCGATAATAGGAATTACTAAATTATCATACTTCGCATAGATTTCAAACGGAACAACCTGCGGACTATTTTCAATTGAAGCTTTTCCTGTTAGTTTTCCATTATCATTTACTTGAGTAGCTAAAGCAATGCCTTTGAACCAAAAATACTCAAATTTATCCCTTAAACCACGAAATAATATTTCAGCTTGTTTAAATGTTAGAAATGGTAGAGAATTACTAATTGTATATTCTGAATTTGAAAAATGCTCCAAATCTAAATTCTCAATCAAATCTCTTAATTGAGGAGTATTACTTGGTTTATAATTATCATCCCACTCAACATAAATAAATAAGGGGTCCTCAATTTTAACCCCTTTAGTGCCTGTGAACCCAAAGTTATTTACCATATTTATACCTTCTTAAGTAATTAGCCAAAAATCTCTTTGAGCCACATAATAAGCGATGTTGCACCAGAAACAAGAGCGACTCCCCCCACAATGTATGGTAGCCACTTCATTGCTTTATTTTTTCCGATATCTCCAAATGCAAACATTAGACCAGCAACAACTACAGTAGCAATAAAAACAAAAAATGAAAGATTTCTTACTTTTTCAGTAAAATTAGTAGTTGCACTCTGCACTTTCCCCCATGGATTATCCGCCAATACTGGTGAAGAAATGATAGCACTATTTACCATTGCTGTTGCCAAAAGCCACTTAGCTTTTGCAGTATTTTTTACATCTTTAAATTTCAATTAAGTTTCTCTCCTTTTTTAATTTATTTCATTGTAATATTTGAGCCCAACCATGTAAAGCCAATTTTCCTATGGTAGTTTTTTGACTTTAATATCTACATGTCGCATATCTGCGATGTTCGTCCTACCACTTCCGTCTTTATAAGATCTAGGTGGCAGTCCTTTTAAAACAACTTCAACAACAAAGGAATCATTTTCACGTCTATTAAAGAAATAAAGCTGCTTAGCGATTGGATCGCTTAAAATATCTGTTATCGCTCGTTCTAACGGACGGGCACCGTTAATAACACTTGTTCCAACATTTTTTAAGTAATCATAAAAATCTTCTTTATTCTCGTAACCATCCTCGTCTTTATATTCAATTGTTAAATGTTGTTTTTCTTTCCATTGCTGCTCAAGAACGGATAATTTACTAGAGATGATTTCCAATGTTATGTCTTCAGTTAACAAATTCATGATAATCATTGAACTCCAGCGATTCAGAAATTCTGGTCTAAAAATTTGTTCT
Coding sequences:
- a CDS encoding Paratox; the encoded protein is MLYYDELKEAIDRGYIKGDTVQIVRKNDRVFDYVLPNEPVRPHEIITIEKVADVLEELKE
- a CDS encoding TrbC/VirB2 family protein, which produces MKFKDVKNTAKAKWLLATAMVNSAIISSPVLADNPWGKVQSATTNFTEKVRNLSFFVFIATVVVAGLMFAFGDIGKNKAMKWLPYIVGGVALVSGATSLIMWLKEIFG
- a CDS encoding CHAP domain-containing protein, whose amino-acid sequence is MQPENKLKKVTKLVFKPIFVFFLPTILIISTILLGSMIIVGGAVAGGAEACESQTQLNYDGTEAGPTDANNSSSASESVVTFVKQHQEAYIQSWGVGGFLPSASIVQTMIETSFSMGVPSFASAHNMGGVKWTSVATYPKTIALYGSDAVSGSGAGTGVGDNTGGGYTWFKSFDAGIVGKAEFMSRQTLYVAAINNTDGKATLDAIAAGGWATDPSYKTKLDNTYDSLGSQFQWLDKLAIEKYGEKPVDFSKIDSPTLVGLDGVGDDDLKPCEEEDTNDGDGDVPADATSWGYTPDTLIASLKPYVHDPAKVGLKYGGPDGWLEHSGQCVDLTESLGNIIWGFSGITVGDGYQQASAWAKKFGNSVKNTPKSGAIFSSGASGPGHTGIVSHVFKDGSILIIEQNSPLSGAQIGKKDTWNYRIVRPATLKSEHFVFAYPDNKKPNWK
- a CDS encoding pLS20_p028 family conjugation system transmembrane protein; translation: MAFDTRLNGEGTFWKNIKSMGENLSDQAFDLNHNFKINDTDSQVLSTFYKQWSEYLTPHPHFFTTFLTIPEWFAKTFYGFSNALESIFNKIFALFGFFSLLGSNDNFIGQIYSGLRTVGISLFIAFIVVRVVIGIIGTPFKYKEFFNHAILVTAATAFLPAALTSFSEVVADSSKDLQTYVASGTKQGSTLSAQPFQDNVVDIMQLARVGFNASKLGRQRGDDGYINPSKAEANGVRLNRLSSKNIASTNFVTSYGPNDKEELEHFADAAKNKSKFLFFEIPTGDNENSMYYCLATLFRSELRKNDWDDSGQKPVEVEVAGYKVTSIVGYNILKPVYLRYKVNWIGLFVEQAMLILLLIGLLITVLQTIMRTLLSSVVAPIVGYTSVDNSAKFLDLLRTIFAGIAGIWFDILIVKYGLWFISKAPTMAFSSHNNNFGSFIGNLGFWGNTIATIALYIAVFYATIQGSRAIENWLGVSTGAKAGIAQTAATVGAGVMAGRAIEQASIGRKDINGNRHGGSIGHEMRNIRNAAQRGTKGVKDFGGSVLKNTAAEMGALYGSGSALRDNYNKRGGGLKGATFGTLDTLRNGAQIPASKFQSKGNAGVNALKDAYSSGKASAYSNFTSPSSRNIAESSITPEELASVLPTNSVNLETPEELAGGSSAKLAEDVSTKGVTSTSKEAVAPSKTVSTKGVTSTSKEAVAPSKTVSTKGVTSTSKEAVAPSKTVSTKGVTSTPREVVAPSKTVSTKGVTSTPKEVVAPSKTVSTKGVTSTPREVVAPSKTVSTKGVTSTPREVVAPSKTVSTKSVTSTPQKTVTKQRINSPHIGNEKISQENYEVNRPKVAKRLSGFGKEEDSSL